Proteins encoded by one window of Acinonyx jubatus isolate Ajub_Pintada_27869175 chromosome X, VMU_Ajub_asm_v1.0, whole genome shotgun sequence:
- the PRICKLE3 gene encoding prickle planar cell polarity protein 3 isoform X1 — protein sequence MFARGSRRRRSGRAPPEAEDPDRGQPCNSCREQCPGFLLHGWRKICQHCKCPREEHAVHMVPVDLERIMCRLISDFQHHSISDDDSGCASEEYAWVPPGLKPEQVYQFFSCLPEDKVPYVNSPGEKYRIKQLLHQLPPHDSEAQYCTALEEEEKKELRAFSQQRKRENLGRGTVRIFPVTITGAICEECLSVIWQCGKQIRGGDIAVFASRAGLGACWHPQCFVCSTCRELLVDLIYFYHAGKVYCGRHHAERLRPRCQACDEIIFSPECTEAEGRHWHMGHFCCFECEASLGGQRYVMRQSRPHCCACYEARHAEYCDGCGEHIGLDQGQMAYEGQHWHASDRCFCCSRCGRALLGRPFLPRRGLIFCSRACSLGSEPTASGSGRRSWSAGTVPAPLAASTASFSAAEEASETSTKGTSTEPEPVTGPEEPARFLRGAPHRHSMPELGLRSPPEPSPGPPRQPDPSPEDGAFGRQSTPRVSFRDPLVSEGGPRRTLSAPPAQRRRPRSPPPRAPTRRRRRHHHHHHHHHNHHYHRRQSGRYRHHQCDLGSRSDSGSCSSSPSSPSSESSEEDGFFLGERIPLPPHLCRPQPAQDNATGTPKSPSPQLSGNSRPGMPRQARDKNCIVA from the exons ATGTTCGCGCGTGGGTCCCGGAGGCGCCGCTCCGGTCGCGCG CCTCCGGAGGCGGAGGACCCAGACCGCGGCCAGCCCTGCAACTCCTGCAGGGAACAGTGCCCCGGCTTCCTGCTGCACGGCTGGAG AAAGATCTGTCAGCACTGCAAATGCCCGAGGGAAGAGCATGCTGTGCACATGGTGCCTGTGGATCTGGAACGCATCATGTGTCGGctaatctcagacttccagcaCCACTCCATCTCCGATGATGACTCTGGCTGTGCCTCGGAGGAGTATGCCTGGGTGCCCCCTGGTCTCAAGCCAGAGCAG GTATACCAGTTTTTCAGCTGCCTCCCAGAGGACAAGGTCCCCTATGTCAACAGTCCTGGGGAGAAATACAGGATCAAGCAGCTGCTGCACCAGCTGCCCCCACACGACAGTGAg GCACAGTACTGCACAGcactggaagaggaagagaagaaagagctcAGAGCCTTCAGCCAGCAGCGGAAACGAGAGAATCTGGGGCGTGGCACTGTGCGCATCTTCCCCGTGACCATCACTGGAGCCATCTGTGAGGag TGTCTATCTGTCATTTGGCAGTGCGGGAAGCAGATTAGAGGTGGGGACATCGCAGTGTTTGCCAGCAGGGCAGGCCTGGGTGCCTGCTGGCACCCACAGTGTTTTGTGTGCTCCACGTGCCGGGAGCTGCTGGTGGACCTCATCTACTTCTATCATGCTGGCAAAGTCTACTGTGGTCGTCACCATGCTGAACGCCTGCGCCCGCGCTGCCAAGCCTGTGATGAG atcatCTTCTCCCCTGAGTGCACCGAGGCTGAGGGCCGGCACTGGCACATGGGTCACTTCTGCTGCTTTGAATGTGAAGCATCGCTAGGAGGGCAGCGCTACGTCATGCGTCAGAGCCGCCCCCACTGCTGTGCCTGCTACGAGGCCCGCCACGCGGAGTACTGTGATGGCTGTGGGGAGCACATTG GCCTGGACCAGGGGCAGATGGCTTATGAGGGCCAGCACTGGCACGCCTCAGACCGCTGCTTCTGCTGTAGTCGCTGCGGGCGAGCCCTGCTGGGCCGCCCCTTCCTGCCACGCCGCGGCCTAATCTTCTGctccagagcctgcagcctggggTCGGAGCCCACGGCTTCTGGGTCCGGCCGCCGTAGCTGGAGCGCGGGCACGGTCCCCGCGCCTCTTGCAGCATCCACGGCCTCTTTCTCTGCTGCGGAGGAGGCGTCCGAGACCTCCACCAAAGGCACCAGCACGGAGCCGGAGCCTG TTACAGGCCCCGAGGAGCCAGCCCGCTTTCTGAGAGGGGCCCCCCACCGCCACTCCATGCCAGAGCTGGGGCTCCGCAGTCCCCCCGAGCCATCCCCAGGACCCCCCAGACAGCCAGACCCGAGCCCGGAAGATGGTGCCTTTGGTCGCCAGAGCACCCCTCGTGTCAGCTTCCGTGACCCTCTGGTGTCCGAGGGAGGCCCGCGGCGGACCCTGAGTGCGCCCCCAGCCCAGCGTCGCAGGCCACGCAgtcccccacccagggcccccacccGTCGTcgccgccgccaccaccaccaccaccaccaccaccacaaccaccactaTCACCGCCGCCAATCTGGCAGATATCGCCACCACCAATGTGACTTGGGATCAAGATCGGACTCAGGATCTTGTTCCAGCTCACCTTCTAGCCCCAGTTCTGAGTCCTCAGAGGAGGATGGCTTCTTCCTAGGGGAACGCATCCCGCTGCCCCCGCATCTGTGCAGGCCCCAGCCTGCTCAGGACAATGCAACTGGAACCCCTAAATCCCCATCTCCACAGCTCTCCGGGAACTCGCGCCCAGGGATGCCTCGCCAGGCCAGAGACAAGAACTGCATCGTGGCTTGA
- the PRICKLE3 gene encoding prickle planar cell polarity protein 3 isoform X2: MFARGSRRRRSGRAPPEAEDPDRGQPCNSCREQCPGFLLHGWRKICQHCKCPREEHAVHMVPVDLERIMCRLISDFQHHSISDDDSGCASEEYAWVPPGLKPEQVYQFFSCLPEDKVPYVNSPGEKYRIKQLLHQLPPHDSEAQYCTALEEEEKKELRAFSQQRKRENLGRGTVRIFPVTITGAICEECLSVIWQCGKQIRGGDIAVFASRAGLGACWHPQCFVCSTCRELLVDLIYFYHAGKVYCGRHHAERLRPRCQACDEIIFSPECTEAEGRHWHMGHFCCFECEASLGGQRYVMRQSRPHCCACYEARHAEYCDGCGEHIGLDQGQMAYEGQHWHASDRCFCCSRCGRALLGRPFLPRRGLIFCSRACSLGSEPTASGSGRRSWSAGTVPAPLAASTASFSAAEEASETSTKGTSTEPEPGPEEPARFLRGAPHRHSMPELGLRSPPEPSPGPPRQPDPSPEDGAFGRQSTPRVSFRDPLVSEGGPRRTLSAPPAQRRRPRSPPPRAPTRRRRRHHHHHHHHHNHHYHRRQSGRYRHHQCDLGSRSDSGSCSSSPSSPSSESSEEDGFFLGERIPLPPHLCRPQPAQDNATGTPKSPSPQLSGNSRPGMPRQARDKNCIVA; encoded by the exons ATGTTCGCGCGTGGGTCCCGGAGGCGCCGCTCCGGTCGCGCG CCTCCGGAGGCGGAGGACCCAGACCGCGGCCAGCCCTGCAACTCCTGCAGGGAACAGTGCCCCGGCTTCCTGCTGCACGGCTGGAG AAAGATCTGTCAGCACTGCAAATGCCCGAGGGAAGAGCATGCTGTGCACATGGTGCCTGTGGATCTGGAACGCATCATGTGTCGGctaatctcagacttccagcaCCACTCCATCTCCGATGATGACTCTGGCTGTGCCTCGGAGGAGTATGCCTGGGTGCCCCCTGGTCTCAAGCCAGAGCAG GTATACCAGTTTTTCAGCTGCCTCCCAGAGGACAAGGTCCCCTATGTCAACAGTCCTGGGGAGAAATACAGGATCAAGCAGCTGCTGCACCAGCTGCCCCCACACGACAGTGAg GCACAGTACTGCACAGcactggaagaggaagagaagaaagagctcAGAGCCTTCAGCCAGCAGCGGAAACGAGAGAATCTGGGGCGTGGCACTGTGCGCATCTTCCCCGTGACCATCACTGGAGCCATCTGTGAGGag TGTCTATCTGTCATTTGGCAGTGCGGGAAGCAGATTAGAGGTGGGGACATCGCAGTGTTTGCCAGCAGGGCAGGCCTGGGTGCCTGCTGGCACCCACAGTGTTTTGTGTGCTCCACGTGCCGGGAGCTGCTGGTGGACCTCATCTACTTCTATCATGCTGGCAAAGTCTACTGTGGTCGTCACCATGCTGAACGCCTGCGCCCGCGCTGCCAAGCCTGTGATGAG atcatCTTCTCCCCTGAGTGCACCGAGGCTGAGGGCCGGCACTGGCACATGGGTCACTTCTGCTGCTTTGAATGTGAAGCATCGCTAGGAGGGCAGCGCTACGTCATGCGTCAGAGCCGCCCCCACTGCTGTGCCTGCTACGAGGCCCGCCACGCGGAGTACTGTGATGGCTGTGGGGAGCACATTG GCCTGGACCAGGGGCAGATGGCTTATGAGGGCCAGCACTGGCACGCCTCAGACCGCTGCTTCTGCTGTAGTCGCTGCGGGCGAGCCCTGCTGGGCCGCCCCTTCCTGCCACGCCGCGGCCTAATCTTCTGctccagagcctgcagcctggggTCGGAGCCCACGGCTTCTGGGTCCGGCCGCCGTAGCTGGAGCGCGGGCACGGTCCCCGCGCCTCTTGCAGCATCCACGGCCTCTTTCTCTGCTGCGGAGGAGGCGTCCGAGACCTCCACCAAAGGCACCAGCACGGAGCCGGAGCCTG GCCCCGAGGAGCCAGCCCGCTTTCTGAGAGGGGCCCCCCACCGCCACTCCATGCCAGAGCTGGGGCTCCGCAGTCCCCCCGAGCCATCCCCAGGACCCCCCAGACAGCCAGACCCGAGCCCGGAAGATGGTGCCTTTGGTCGCCAGAGCACCCCTCGTGTCAGCTTCCGTGACCCTCTGGTGTCCGAGGGAGGCCCGCGGCGGACCCTGAGTGCGCCCCCAGCCCAGCGTCGCAGGCCACGCAgtcccccacccagggcccccacccGTCGTcgccgccgccaccaccaccaccaccaccaccaccacaaccaccactaTCACCGCCGCCAATCTGGCAGATATCGCCACCACCAATGTGACTTGGGATCAAGATCGGACTCAGGATCTTGTTCCAGCTCACCTTCTAGCCCCAGTTCTGAGTCCTCAGAGGAGGATGGCTTCTTCCTAGGGGAACGCATCCCGCTGCCCCCGCATCTGTGCAGGCCCCAGCCTGCTCAGGACAATGCAACTGGAACCCCTAAATCCCCATCTCCACAGCTCTCCGGGAACTCGCGCCCAGGGATGCCTCGCCAGGCCAGAGACAAGAACTGCATCGTGGCTTGA
- the PRICKLE3 gene encoding prickle planar cell polarity protein 3 isoform X3 has translation MFARGSRRRRSGRAPPEAEDPDRGQPCNSCREQCPGFLLHGWRKICQHCKCPREEHAVHMVPVDLERIMCRLISDFQHHSISDDDSGCASEEYAWVPPGLKPEQVYQFFSCLPEDKVPYVNSPGEKYRIKQLLHQLPPHDSEAQYCTALEEEEKKELRAFSQQRKRENLGRGTVRIFPVTITGAICEECGKQIRGGDIAVFASRAGLGACWHPQCFVCSTCRELLVDLIYFYHAGKVYCGRHHAERLRPRCQACDEIIFSPECTEAEGRHWHMGHFCCFECEASLGGQRYVMRQSRPHCCACYEARHAEYCDGCGEHIGLDQGQMAYEGQHWHASDRCFCCSRCGRALLGRPFLPRRGLIFCSRACSLGSEPTASGSGRRSWSAGTVPAPLAASTASFSAAEEASETSTKGTSTEPEPVTGPEEPARFLRGAPHRHSMPELGLRSPPEPSPGPPRQPDPSPEDGAFGRQSTPRVSFRDPLVSEGGPRRTLSAPPAQRRRPRSPPPRAPTRRRRRHHHHHHHHHNHHYHRRQSGRYRHHQCDLGSRSDSGSCSSSPSSPSSESSEEDGFFLGERIPLPPHLCRPQPAQDNATGTPKSPSPQLSGNSRPGMPRQARDKNCIVA, from the exons ATGTTCGCGCGTGGGTCCCGGAGGCGCCGCTCCGGTCGCGCG CCTCCGGAGGCGGAGGACCCAGACCGCGGCCAGCCCTGCAACTCCTGCAGGGAACAGTGCCCCGGCTTCCTGCTGCACGGCTGGAG AAAGATCTGTCAGCACTGCAAATGCCCGAGGGAAGAGCATGCTGTGCACATGGTGCCTGTGGATCTGGAACGCATCATGTGTCGGctaatctcagacttccagcaCCACTCCATCTCCGATGATGACTCTGGCTGTGCCTCGGAGGAGTATGCCTGGGTGCCCCCTGGTCTCAAGCCAGAGCAG GTATACCAGTTTTTCAGCTGCCTCCCAGAGGACAAGGTCCCCTATGTCAACAGTCCTGGGGAGAAATACAGGATCAAGCAGCTGCTGCACCAGCTGCCCCCACACGACAGTGAg GCACAGTACTGCACAGcactggaagaggaagagaagaaagagctcAGAGCCTTCAGCCAGCAGCGGAAACGAGAGAATCTGGGGCGTGGCACTGTGCGCATCTTCCCCGTGACCATCACTGGAGCCATCTGTGAGGag TGCGGGAAGCAGATTAGAGGTGGGGACATCGCAGTGTTTGCCAGCAGGGCAGGCCTGGGTGCCTGCTGGCACCCACAGTGTTTTGTGTGCTCCACGTGCCGGGAGCTGCTGGTGGACCTCATCTACTTCTATCATGCTGGCAAAGTCTACTGTGGTCGTCACCATGCTGAACGCCTGCGCCCGCGCTGCCAAGCCTGTGATGAG atcatCTTCTCCCCTGAGTGCACCGAGGCTGAGGGCCGGCACTGGCACATGGGTCACTTCTGCTGCTTTGAATGTGAAGCATCGCTAGGAGGGCAGCGCTACGTCATGCGTCAGAGCCGCCCCCACTGCTGTGCCTGCTACGAGGCCCGCCACGCGGAGTACTGTGATGGCTGTGGGGAGCACATTG GCCTGGACCAGGGGCAGATGGCTTATGAGGGCCAGCACTGGCACGCCTCAGACCGCTGCTTCTGCTGTAGTCGCTGCGGGCGAGCCCTGCTGGGCCGCCCCTTCCTGCCACGCCGCGGCCTAATCTTCTGctccagagcctgcagcctggggTCGGAGCCCACGGCTTCTGGGTCCGGCCGCCGTAGCTGGAGCGCGGGCACGGTCCCCGCGCCTCTTGCAGCATCCACGGCCTCTTTCTCTGCTGCGGAGGAGGCGTCCGAGACCTCCACCAAAGGCACCAGCACGGAGCCGGAGCCTG TTACAGGCCCCGAGGAGCCAGCCCGCTTTCTGAGAGGGGCCCCCCACCGCCACTCCATGCCAGAGCTGGGGCTCCGCAGTCCCCCCGAGCCATCCCCAGGACCCCCCAGACAGCCAGACCCGAGCCCGGAAGATGGTGCCTTTGGTCGCCAGAGCACCCCTCGTGTCAGCTTCCGTGACCCTCTGGTGTCCGAGGGAGGCCCGCGGCGGACCCTGAGTGCGCCCCCAGCCCAGCGTCGCAGGCCACGCAgtcccccacccagggcccccacccGTCGTcgccgccgccaccaccaccaccaccaccaccaccacaaccaccactaTCACCGCCGCCAATCTGGCAGATATCGCCACCACCAATGTGACTTGGGATCAAGATCGGACTCAGGATCTTGTTCCAGCTCACCTTCTAGCCCCAGTTCTGAGTCCTCAGAGGAGGATGGCTTCTTCCTAGGGGAACGCATCCCGCTGCCCCCGCATCTGTGCAGGCCCCAGCCTGCTCAGGACAATGCAACTGGAACCCCTAAATCCCCATCTCCACAGCTCTCCGGGAACTCGCGCCCAGGGATGCCTCGCCAGGCCAGAGACAAGAACTGCATCGTGGCTTGA